From Algoriphagus sp. NG3, the proteins below share one genomic window:
- a CDS encoding anthranilate synthase component I family protein, protein MTQIKFPILTTYRKRLADTITPVSIYLQIRDRFANPILLESSDYHGQENSFSYICFNPLATFSFNAGKVVESLPSGLKESYEVSSDQKLMQCLRAFGNKFDVAPDNFKFSTNGLFGYIQYDTVAYFEDIQLQNTAPTEVPTMQYSVYQNVIVVDHYKNELHLLEHRVAGAENSEKMEEIERLLNNKNIPSYTFQRVGEEESNYTDEEFLKILNQGREHCFRGDVFQIVLSRRFSTGFKGDEFNVYRALRSVNPSPYLFYFDYGSFKVFGSSPEAQIVVKDKKATIYPIAGTFRRTGNDQEDAALARKLYDDPKENSEHVMLVDLARNDLSRSSEKVTVEVFKEIQYYSHVIHLVSKVTGELPDNTNPLQLVADTFPAGTLSGAPKYRAMELIDELENVSRQFYGGAIGYLGFNGDFNHAILIRSFVSENNQLRFQAGAGVVAKSTIPSELQEVANKLEALRVALRAAEGI, encoded by the coding sequence ATGACTCAAATTAAATTTCCCATCCTCACTACGTACCGAAAAAGACTTGCGGATACGATTACTCCGGTGAGTATTTACCTGCAGATCAGGGATCGATTTGCCAATCCGATTTTGCTGGAAAGCTCTGATTATCATGGGCAGGAAAATAGTTTTTCATACATCTGCTTCAATCCACTGGCTACCTTTAGCTTCAATGCAGGCAAGGTGGTGGAAAGCTTGCCTTCTGGTCTAAAAGAAAGTTATGAAGTGAGCTCAGACCAGAAACTGATGCAGTGCCTAAGAGCTTTCGGGAATAAATTTGACGTTGCCCCTGACAACTTTAAATTTAGCACCAACGGTCTTTTTGGCTATATCCAGTACGATACAGTGGCGTATTTCGAAGATATCCAACTTCAAAATACAGCGCCCACTGAAGTGCCTACGATGCAGTATTCTGTATACCAGAATGTCATTGTAGTGGATCACTATAAGAATGAACTTCATCTATTGGAACACCGGGTGGCTGGCGCTGAAAACAGCGAGAAGATGGAGGAGATTGAGCGCCTTTTGAACAATAAGAATATACCCAGCTATACGTTTCAGCGGGTGGGAGAGGAAGAATCCAACTACACAGACGAGGAATTTCTTAAGATTCTGAATCAGGGAAGGGAGCATTGCTTCCGGGGTGATGTGTTCCAGATCGTGCTTTCACGTAGGTTCAGCACTGGGTTTAAAGGAGATGAATTTAATGTCTACCGTGCACTTCGTTCTGTAAACCCTTCACCCTATCTCTTCTATTTTGATTATGGTTCGTTTAAAGTCTTTGGCAGCTCTCCGGAAGCGCAGATTGTGGTCAAGGATAAAAAAGCCACCATCTATCCCATAGCCGGTACATTCAGGAGAACAGGCAATGACCAGGAAGATGCGGCCTTGGCCCGCAAACTATACGATGATCCCAAAGAAAACTCAGAACATGTCATGCTCGTGGATCTGGCTAGAAATGATCTAAGCAGGTCATCTGAAAAAGTTACTGTGGAGGTATTTAAGGAAATTCAATACTACTCCCATGTGATCCACTTGGTATCTAAGGTGACTGGAGAACTGCCGGATAACACAAATCCACTTCAATTGGTAGCAGATACCTTTCCTGCAGGTACCCTTTCCGGTGCTCCCAAGTATCGGGCTATGGAATTGATAGATGAATTGGAAAATGTATCGAGGCAATTCTATGGTGGTGCCATAGGCTATTTAGGATTTAATGGTGATTTTAACCATGCCATATTGATCAGGTCATTTGTGTCTGAAAACAATCAGCTCCGATTCCAGGCAGGAGCAGGGGTAGTAGCCAAATCCACTATCCCGTCAGAGTTGCAAGAGGTGGCGAATAAACTGGAAGCGTTGAGAGTGGCACTGAGAGCGGCGGAGGGGATTTGA
- the rpsA gene encoding 30S ribosomal protein S1 produces the protein MSNKEDFNWDNFETKGFGEGYSKEQREQMAAMYEGTLGEITEKEVIKGTVVGVNEKDVIINIGFKSDGLVPLSEFRDLESIQPGDTVEVFIEEQENALGQLILSRKKAKIVRAWQDIEDALEHDNVIEGLVKRRTKGGLIVDIYGVEAFLPGSQIDVKPIRDFDIYVGKKMEVKVVKINHANDNVVVSHKVLIEKDLEKQKAEILNNLEKGQVLEGVIKNMTNFGVFIDLGGVDGLLHITDISWGRINHPEEVLQLDQKVQIVVLDFDDDKKRISLGMKQLTAHPWDSLASSLEIGSRVKGKIVNVADYGAFLELAPGVEGLIHVSEMSWSQHLRNPADFVKVGDEIEAVVLTLDKDDRKMSLGIKQLTEDPWTKNDMGTKYAVGSKHKGVVRNLTNFGLFLELEEGIDGLVHVSDLSWTKKIKHPSEFVKVGDELEVAVLELDVDNRRLALGHKQLEENPWDTFEGVFPIGSVHKCTVVSKNDKGAVLELPYGLEGFATVKNLEKEDGSQVEVGESLDFKVTEFSKDDKRIVLSHTAMFREDASAKPAKKDAKKKSDSGSASTTSAPAEKSTLGDLDALTQLKEQMEGKK, from the coding sequence ATGTCTAACAAAGAAGATTTTAACTGGGACAACTTCGAAACCAAAGGTTTTGGAGAAGGCTATTCCAAAGAACAGCGTGAGCAGATGGCTGCGATGTACGAAGGTACATTGGGCGAGATCACTGAGAAAGAAGTAATCAAAGGCACCGTAGTAGGTGTGAATGAAAAGGACGTAATCATCAACATCGGCTTCAAATCTGATGGATTGGTTCCTCTTTCAGAATTCAGAGATCTTGAGTCTATCCAACCAGGTGATACTGTAGAAGTGTTCATCGAAGAGCAGGAAAACGCACTAGGACAGTTGATCCTTTCCCGTAAGAAAGCTAAGATCGTACGTGCATGGCAGGACATCGAAGATGCCCTTGAGCATGACAACGTGATCGAAGGTTTGGTGAAAAGAAGAACTAAAGGTGGCTTGATCGTGGATATCTACGGTGTAGAAGCATTCTTGCCAGGTTCTCAGATCGACGTGAAGCCTATCAGGGATTTTGATATCTATGTAGGTAAGAAAATGGAAGTGAAAGTGGTGAAAATCAACCACGCAAATGATAACGTAGTAGTATCTCACAAAGTGCTCATCGAGAAAGACCTTGAGAAGCAAAAAGCTGAGATCCTAAACAACCTTGAGAAAGGTCAGGTATTGGAAGGTGTGATCAAGAACATGACCAACTTCGGTGTATTCATCGATCTAGGTGGTGTAGATGGTCTTCTTCACATTACAGATATCTCTTGGGGACGTATCAATCATCCAGAAGAAGTATTGCAGCTTGACCAGAAAGTTCAGATTGTGGTTCTTGACTTTGATGATGATAAGAAGAGAATTTCTTTGGGTATGAAGCAGCTTACTGCTCATCCTTGGGATTCTTTGGCGTCTAGCCTTGAAATCGGATCTAGAGTGAAAGGTAAGATCGTAAACGTAGCAGACTACGGCGCGTTCCTTGAGCTTGCTCCAGGTGTTGAAGGTTTGATCCACGTGTCTGAAATGAGCTGGTCTCAGCATTTGAGAAACCCTGCTGACTTCGTGAAAGTAGGTGACGAAATCGAAGCTGTAGTGTTGACTCTTGATAAGGACGACAGAAAAATGTCTCTTGGTATCAAGCAATTGACTGAGGATCCTTGGACTAAGAACGACATGGGTACTAAGTACGCTGTGGGTTCTAAGCACAAAGGTGTGGTAAGAAACTTGACTAACTTCGGTCTATTCCTTGAATTGGAAGAAGGAATAGACGGTTTGGTTCACGTATCTGACCTTTCTTGGACTAAGAAAATCAAGCATCCATCTGAGTTTGTAAAAGTAGGAGACGAGCTAGAAGTAGCGGTTCTTGAGCTTGATGTAGACAACAGAAGATTGGCTCTTGGTCATAAGCAATTGGAAGAGAATCCTTGGGATACTTTCGAAGGTGTATTCCCAATCGGATCAGTTCATAAGTGTACTGTAGTTTCTAAAAACGACAAAGGAGCAGTTCTTGAATTGCCTTACGGTCTGGAAGGATTCGCTACAGTGAAAAATCTGGAAAAAGAAGACGGATCTCAAGTAGAGGTTGGTGAGTCTTTGGATTTCAAAGTAACTGAATTCTCTAAAGATGATAAGAGAATCGTTCTTTCTCACACTGCTATGTTCAGAGAAGATGCGTCTGCTAAGCCAGCTAAGAAGGATGCGAAGAAAAAATCTGATTCAGGTTCTGCTTCTACTACTTCAGCTCCAGCTGAGAAGTCAACCCTAGGTGACTTGGACGCATTGACTCAGTTGAAAGAGCAAATGGAAGGAAAGAAGTAA
- a CDS encoding bifunctional 3-deoxy-7-phosphoheptulonate synthase/chorismate mutase: MIIQLQPDISDSQKDKLIQEVNGIGYKTTEVKTQLGDYLIGIGKKDFDIRKIGQMDGIIDIHIVSDEYKLVSKKWKVKPTSVDLGDNVFIKDGEMAVITGPCSIESEEQIRAVVAHCVENDIKMMRGGVFKPRSSPYAFRGLGLEGLKLWHDIASEAGIKIVTEVMQTSQIEEMYPYVDIYQVGARNSQNFNLLDELGKVDKAVMIKRGISGTIEELLQSAEYVFSGGNEKLILCERGIRTYERASRNTLDLNAIPILKAKSHLPVIVDPSHGIGIRAYVSQMALAGVMSGADGIIYESHEVPEKAYSDGQQTLDFAQSARLASWIRESFAMRKGFDLL; this comes from the coding sequence ATGATTATTCAGCTTCAACCCGATATTTCCGACAGCCAAAAGGACAAATTGATCCAGGAGGTCAATGGAATCGGTTATAAAACCACCGAAGTAAAAACCCAACTGGGAGACTACCTGATCGGCATTGGTAAAAAGGACTTTGACATCCGAAAAATCGGTCAAATGGACGGTATCATTGATATCCATATTGTCTCTGATGAGTATAAATTGGTGTCCAAAAAGTGGAAAGTTAAGCCGACTTCCGTGGATTTGGGAGATAATGTGTTTATCAAAGACGGAGAGATGGCTGTGATCACGGGGCCTTGTTCCATAGAATCCGAAGAGCAAATCCGGGCTGTGGTGGCACACTGCGTAGAGAATGATATCAAGATGATGCGTGGAGGGGTGTTCAAGCCAAGAAGCAGTCCGTATGCATTCCGTGGTTTAGGGCTGGAGGGGCTGAAACTATGGCACGATATCGCCAGCGAAGCCGGAATTAAGATCGTTACGGAAGTGATGCAGACTTCCCAGATCGAAGAAATGTATCCTTATGTGGATATTTATCAGGTGGGAGCCAGGAATTCCCAGAATTTCAATCTCTTGGATGAGCTTGGGAAAGTAGATAAAGCGGTGATGATCAAGCGGGGTATTTCCGGCACGATTGAAGAGCTTTTGCAGTCTGCAGAATATGTGTTCTCTGGAGGAAATGAGAAACTGATCCTCTGTGAAAGAGGGATCCGGACTTACGAACGGGCATCAAGGAATACATTGGATCTGAACGCTATCCCGATTTTGAAGGCTAAATCCCACTTACCTGTAATTGTGGATCCTTCGCATGGTATCGGCATTCGGGCGTATGTATCGCAGATGGCATTGGCAGGAGTGATGTCAGGCGCGGATGGGATTATCTACGAATCACACGAAGTACCGGAGAAAGCTTATTCCGATGGACAGCAAACTTTGGATTTTGCGCAAAGTGCAAGACTTGCGAGCTGGATCAGAGAGAGTTTTGCGATGCGAAAGGGGTTTGATTTGTTGTAG
- a CDS encoding phosphoribosylanthranilate isomerase: MQIKVCGMRDPENIEELEKVIHPDWMGLIFYAKSPRFVTEEKAVEIAKIPQPKVGVFVNEGIANVLDKIDRFALSAVQLHGSESPDYVRELKLKTDKELWKVVSVGDSVDWDDLHEYLGLVDCFLFDTATKHHGGSGEKFNWQILANYPFEVPFLLSGGIDEDSAEELLRFAENSPLVKGIDLNSKFEDAPGMKNIEKLKRFKDKLLS; the protein is encoded by the coding sequence ATGCAAATCAAAGTCTGTGGGATGCGCGATCCTGAGAATATTGAGGAATTGGAAAAAGTCATTCATCCAGACTGGATGGGATTGATTTTTTACGCCAAATCTCCACGCTTTGTCACAGAGGAAAAGGCAGTGGAAATAGCTAAAATCCCACAGCCAAAGGTAGGGGTGTTTGTGAATGAGGGAATAGCAAATGTACTTGACAAAATTGATCGCTTTGCCCTTTCGGCAGTACAGCTGCATGGGAGCGAAAGTCCGGATTACGTCCGCGAACTGAAGCTAAAAACGGATAAAGAACTTTGGAAAGTAGTATCAGTGGGAGATTCTGTTGATTGGGATGATTTGCATGAATATCTGGGGTTGGTAGATTGTTTTCTTTTTGATACTGCTACCAAACACCATGGGGGCTCTGGAGAGAAATTTAACTGGCAGATTCTGGCAAATTATCCATTTGAAGTCCCGTTTCTTTTAAGTGGGGGCATTGATGAGGATTCTGCTGAAGAGCTACTGCGATTTGCGGAAAATTCTCCTTTGGTTAAAGGAATCGATTTGAATTCGAAATTCGAAGATGCTCCTGGAATGAAGAACATTGAAAAGCTGAAAAGATTTAAAGATAAATTGTTGAGTTAG
- the trpA gene encoding tryptophan synthase subunit alpha, giving the protein MNRIHTLFNTKKERVLSIYFTAGFPALESTMEIMEAIQAGGADIIEIGVPYSDPVADGPTIQDSNMIALENGISLKKIFEQLKGFRAKIHIPVVMMGYLNPIMQYGMEAFCKKCKEVGVDGLILPDLPMQQFIDDYKELFEEYGLVNTFLISPQTSEKRIREIDENTNGFIYMVSSHSITGAKAGISDEQVAYFERVKAMNLKNPRLIGFGISDSETFAKASEYSQGAIIGSAFIKTVKDSKNLSSDIQEYLTKVVSG; this is encoded by the coding sequence ATGAACCGAATACATACACTATTTAATACCAAAAAGGAGCGCGTTCTCTCCATTTATTTTACAGCGGGTTTCCCTGCATTGGAAAGTACCATGGAGATCATGGAAGCGATCCAAGCGGGAGGAGCAGACATCATAGAAATCGGTGTGCCTTATTCCGATCCTGTGGCTGATGGCCCTACCATACAGGACAGCAATATGATTGCGTTGGAAAATGGGATTTCCCTTAAAAAGATCTTTGAGCAACTTAAAGGCTTTCGTGCCAAAATCCATATCCCTGTAGTGATGATGGGCTATCTCAATCCTATCATGCAGTACGGCATGGAAGCATTTTGCAAAAAGTGCAAGGAAGTGGGCGTGGATGGATTGATTCTTCCGGATCTTCCTATGCAGCAATTTATTGATGATTATAAGGAGCTTTTTGAGGAATATGGCTTGGTGAATACCTTTTTGATCTCTCCTCAAACTTCCGAAAAGCGTATCCGGGAAATTGACGAAAACACCAATGGCTTTATCTATATGGTTTCCTCCCATAGCATCACGGGAGCGAAGGCCGGAATTAGTGATGAGCAGGTAGCTTATTTTGAGCGGGTTAAAGCCATGAACCTGAAGAATCCCAGGTTGATTGGTTTTGGGATTTCTGATTCAGAAACCTTCGCCAAAGCATCAGAATATAGTCAGGGTGCGATCATAGGGTCAGCTTTTATCAAGACAGTAAAAGATTCGAAGAATCTCAGTTCGGATATTCAAGAGTACCTTACAAAAGTTGTCAGTGGGTGA
- a CDS encoding four helix bundle protein — protein MKVNSFEELLIWQKAIEIGVKIYSLADQIPLKNDYKSRDQLIGSAISISNNIAEGFEYNNRLQFIRFLGYAKGSAGELRSQLALLVKVGRVSETTYLSLREELIVLSRQIKALINYLKNKKDLA, from the coding sequence ATGAAAGTAAACAGTTTTGAAGAGTTACTCATTTGGCAAAAGGCAATTGAAATAGGGGTTAAGATCTATAGTTTAGCTGATCAAATACCACTTAAAAATGACTATAAATCTAGAGATCAATTGATTGGATCCGCAATATCCATTTCAAACAATATCGCAGAAGGATTTGAATACAATAATAGGCTTCAATTCATAAGATTTTTGGGGTATGCAAAAGGTTCGGCAGGTGAGTTAAGAAGTCAATTAGCTCTTTTAGTGAAAGTGGGGAGAGTATCAGAAACAACATATTTAAGTTTAAGGGAAGAGTTAATTGTTCTTTCCCGACAGATCAAAGCTTTAATAAACTATCTAAAAAACAAAAAAGACTTAGCGTGA
- a CDS encoding aminodeoxychorismate/anthranilate synthase component II, producing MKILVLDNYDSFTYNLVYIVRQLGYGASMDVFRNDKISLEDVGKYDKIILSPGPGVPKDAGIMPALLEKYAATKSILGVCLGHQAIGEAFGGTLINLSEVLHGVASVVKAESDLLFDEVPDTFSIGRYHSWVINEATLSPDLEVIARTPDHQIMAIRHKKYDVRGVQFHPESILTENGVQIIKNWMES from the coding sequence ATGAAAATACTCGTCCTCGATAATTACGACTCCTTCACATACAACTTGGTATATATCGTCCGGCAATTAGGTTATGGGGCAAGCATGGATGTCTTTCGCAATGACAAAATAAGTCTGGAAGATGTGGGGAAGTATGATAAAATAATCCTCTCCCCTGGCCCAGGTGTCCCTAAGGATGCCGGAATTATGCCAGCGCTGTTAGAGAAATATGCTGCTACAAAATCCATTCTTGGAGTTTGTCTGGGGCATCAGGCGATCGGGGAAGCCTTCGGAGGTACTTTGATTAATCTATCAGAAGTACTTCACGGAGTGGCCTCTGTGGTCAAGGCAGAGTCCGATTTGCTTTTCGATGAAGTGCCCGATACGTTTAGTATAGGTAGATACCATTCGTGGGTAATTAATGAGGCAACTCTTTCTCCGGATCTGGAAGTAATCGCCCGAACGCCTGATCATCAGATTATGGCGATTCGGCACAAGAAATATGATGTCCGGGGCGTACAGTTTCATCCGGAAAGTATCCTCACCGAAAACGGTGTGCAGATAATCAAAAACTGGATGGAAAGTTAA
- the fsa gene encoding fructose-6-phosphate aldolase, whose protein sequence is MKFFIDTANLSDIREAYDLGVLDGVTTNPSLMAKEGISGDEKVRAHYKAICDIVDDKVSAEVIATDFEGMVKEGKELAKIDDKIVVKIPMVKDGLKALKYFQSEGIRTNCTLIFSAGQALLAAKAGASYVSPFIGRLDDIAFDGMDLIAQIVHIYGNYGFETEVLAASVRHTMHLLKCAEVGADVVTCPLKVITGLLNHPLTDSGLATFLADHAKAAGK, encoded by the coding sequence ATGAAATTCTTTATTGACACAGCCAATCTAAGTGACATCCGCGAGGCATATGACCTTGGAGTTTTAGACGGCGTAACTACCAACCCTTCCTTGATGGCCAAAGAAGGTATCAGTGGAGACGAGAAAGTAAGAGCACATTACAAAGCAATCTGCGATATTGTAGATGATAAAGTAAGTGCAGAAGTGATCGCTACTGACTTTGAGGGAATGGTGAAAGAAGGAAAAGAGCTGGCAAAGATCGATGACAAAATCGTAGTTAAAATACCTATGGTCAAAGACGGTCTAAAAGCACTTAAATACTTTCAAAGTGAAGGAATCAGAACCAACTGTACGTTGATTTTCTCCGCAGGCCAGGCGCTTTTGGCTGCCAAAGCCGGAGCTTCTTATGTTTCTCCATTTATCGGAAGACTGGATGATATCGCGTTTGACGGAATGGATCTTATCGCCCAGATCGTACACATTTATGGCAACTATGGCTTCGAGACTGAAGTGTTGGCAGCATCTGTTAGACACACCATGCACTTGTTGAAATGTGCTGAAGTAGGAGCTGATGTGGTGACTTGCCCACTAAAAGTAATCACCGGCTTATTGAACCACCCGTTAACGGATTCTGGTTTGGCAACGTTTTTGGCAGATCATGCCAAAGCAGCCGGAAAATAA
- the trpC gene encoding indole-3-glycerol phosphate synthase TrpC yields the protein MNILDRIIAQKHAEVAEKSSLVPVKLLEQSIYFESKVVSMKSYVTNPDKSGIISEFKRKSPSKGWINGTASVESVSIGYMQAGASALSILTDKDFFGGANEDLKSARKYNYCPILRKDFVVDEYQILEAKSIGADCILLIAAALEPARLKELAAFAKSLGLEVLMEVHDGEELDRSLCDDLDLVGVNNRNLKTFEVSLDTSLELVSRIPSSFLKISESGISKPETLVELKSAGFDGFLIGENFMKSARPEQAAYTFIKEYKKLLAKETALDKA from the coding sequence ATGAATATTTTAGATAGAATCATTGCTCAGAAACATGCTGAAGTGGCTGAGAAAAGCAGCTTGGTGCCAGTGAAGTTACTCGAGCAAAGCATCTACTTTGAAAGCAAAGTGGTGTCTATGAAGTCCTATGTGACTAATCCTGACAAGTCGGGAATCATCTCGGAGTTTAAGCGTAAGTCTCCTTCTAAAGGATGGATCAATGGGACTGCATCGGTGGAAAGTGTAAGTATTGGATATATGCAGGCTGGAGCCTCGGCTTTATCTATTTTGACTGATAAAGATTTCTTTGGCGGTGCCAATGAGGATCTCAAGTCCGCCCGGAAATATAACTATTGCCCTATCCTCAGAAAGGATTTTGTGGTAGATGAGTATCAGATATTAGAAGCAAAATCCATCGGTGCGGACTGTATTCTATTGATCGCTGCAGCATTGGAGCCAGCTAGGCTCAAAGAACTTGCCGCATTCGCCAAAAGCCTGGGACTCGAAGTCTTGATGGAAGTGCATGATGGTGAGGAGCTTGACCGTAGTCTCTGTGATGACCTGGATCTGGTGGGGGTAAACAACCGGAACCTGAAAACATTCGAGGTCTCTTTAGATACTTCCTTGGAGCTGGTGAGCAGGATTCCTTCCTCCTTCTTGAAAATATCAGAAAGTGGAATTTCCAAACCGGAAACTCTGGTGGAGTTGAAATCCGCAGGATTTGATGGATTCCTGATCGGGGAAAACTTCATGAAATCCGCCCGGCCAGAACAAGCCGCATACACATTCATCAAAGAGTACAAAAAGCTGCTTGCCAAAGAAACAGCATTGGATAAGGCCTAA
- the trpB gene encoding tryptophan synthase subunit beta yields MIKVDEKGFYGKFGGAYIPEMLHPNVEELKENYESIMASKEFQDEFRGLLKDYVGRPTPLYFASRLSEKYGAKIYLKREDLCHTGAHKVNNTIGQIILAKKLGKKRIIAETGAGQHGVATATVCALMGMECTVYMGEIDIARQHPNVERMKILGATVVPATSGSKTLKDATNEAMRAWINNPVDTHYIIGSVVGPHPYPEMVARFQSVISEEIKWQLNEKEGRENPDIVIACVGGGSNAAGAFYHYYNTPKVRLVAAEAGGLGINSGKTAATTAKGTPGILHGSKTILMQTEDGQVVEPHSISAGLDYPGIGPVHAHLFDVGRGEFVAVDDKDAMAAGVELSKLEGIIPAIESAHALYALNMIEYSKDDVIVVNLSGRGDKDLETYIKWGGY; encoded by the coding sequence ATGATCAAAGTAGATGAAAAAGGATTTTACGGCAAATTTGGTGGCGCTTACATCCCTGAGATGCTGCATCCGAATGTCGAGGAACTGAAAGAGAATTACGAGTCAATCATGGCTTCTAAGGAGTTTCAGGATGAATTCAGAGGATTGCTTAAGGACTATGTAGGTCGTCCAACCCCTCTCTATTTTGCTTCCCGACTTTCTGAAAAGTATGGCGCTAAAATTTACCTGAAGCGTGAGGATCTCTGTCATACAGGTGCTCATAAAGTGAACAATACTATTGGTCAGATCATCTTGGCAAAGAAGCTTGGGAAAAAGCGGATTATTGCCGAAACAGGAGCTGGACAACATGGGGTGGCTACTGCGACAGTTTGTGCACTGATGGGAATGGAGTGTACGGTTTACATGGGGGAAATAGACATCGCCCGGCAGCATCCGAACGTAGAACGCATGAAGATCTTAGGTGCGACAGTAGTCCCTGCTACATCAGGTTCGAAAACACTGAAAGATGCTACCAACGAAGCCATGCGTGCCTGGATCAATAACCCTGTGGATACGCATTACATCATCGGGTCGGTGGTCGGGCCACATCCATATCCAGAGATGGTTGCCAGGTTTCAGTCTGTGATCTCTGAGGAGATCAAATGGCAGTTGAATGAAAAAGAAGGAAGAGAAAATCCAGATATCGTCATCGCCTGTGTGGGAGGAGGTTCCAATGCTGCAGGAGCATTTTATCATTATTACAATACCCCAAAAGTCCGCCTGGTAGCTGCTGAAGCAGGAGGATTAGGGATAAATTCCGGGAAAACCGCCGCAACTACTGCGAAAGGAACTCCGGGGATTTTGCATGGTTCGAAAACAATCCTGATGCAGACTGAGGACGGACAGGTAGTCGAGCCTCATTCCATTTCTGCGGGATTGGATTACCCGGGGATAGGCCCAGTTCACGCCCATTTATTTGATGTGGGAAGGGGTGAATTTGTAGCTGTAGATGATAAGGATGCTATGGCAGCTGGAGTGGAATTGAGCAAGCTGGAGGGGATAATTCCTGCGATAGAATCTGCCCATGCATTGTATGCTTTGAACATGATTGAGTATTCCAAAGATGATGTGATAGTTGTGAACCTTTCAGGAAGAGGAGACAAGGATCTGGAGACTTATATTAAGTGGGGCGGATATTGA
- the trpD gene encoding anthranilate phosphoribosyltransferase codes for MKEILNHLIEHRTLSRADAKEVLKNITAGNYNTSQIAAFMTVYLMRSITVEELSGFREAMLERCIPVEIAEYDAMDLCGTGGDGKDTFNISTLSSFVVAGAGQNVAKHGNNGVSSICGSSNLLAYFGYEFTNDMDEIRRSLDDAGICFLHAPLFHPAMKHVGPIRKDLGVKTFFNMLGPMVNPSFPQKQLVGVFSLELARLYGYLYQDMPGRFSILHSLDGYDEISLTGDFKMISNSGEKVFSPENIGLSRLAANSIQGGQTIQDSAKIFENILKGKGSKQQNEVVIANSAAALVTAGEGLGFPDAVALAEEVLLSKKALKVFNGLVNPKTTVSLN; via the coding sequence ATGAAAGAAATACTCAATCACCTCATCGAGCACAGGACACTCAGCAGAGCAGATGCAAAGGAGGTTCTAAAGAATATTACAGCCGGAAATTACAATACGAGCCAGATCGCTGCATTTATGACGGTATATCTGATGCGTAGTATTACCGTAGAAGAGCTGTCTGGCTTCCGTGAGGCAATGCTTGAGCGCTGCATTCCGGTAGAAATAGCCGAATATGACGCCATGGATCTCTGTGGTACAGGCGGTGACGGTAAAGATACTTTCAATATTTCCACACTTTCATCCTTTGTGGTGGCAGGAGCTGGTCAAAATGTAGCTAAACACGGCAATAACGGCGTCTCCTCTATTTGCGGATCATCTAATTTGCTTGCCTATTTTGGCTATGAATTCACCAATGATATGGATGAAATCAGAAGAAGCCTGGACGACGCAGGGATTTGTTTCCTTCACGCACCGCTATTCCATCCTGCAATGAAGCATGTGGGGCCGATCAGGAAAGACCTTGGGGTAAAAACTTTTTTCAATATGCTCGGCCCTATGGTCAATCCTAGTTTTCCGCAAAAACAATTGGTGGGTGTCTTTAGTCTTGAGTTGGCCCGCCTGTATGGCTACCTGTATCAGGATATGCCAGGAAGATTTTCGATTCTCCATTCCTTAGATGGATACGATGAGATTTCTCTTACTGGGGATTTCAAAATGATTTCTAATTCCGGGGAAAAAGTTTTCAGTCCAGAAAATATAGGACTGTCAAGGCTAGCAGCTAATTCGATCCAAGGAGGGCAGACCATCCAGGATTCTGCAAAGATTTTTGAGAATATTTTGAAGGGGAAAGGCAGCAAACAACAAAATGAAGTGGTCATAGCCAATTCTGCTGCTGCACTCGTTACTGCCGGAGAGGGCTTGGGTTTCCCTGATGCAGTGGCCTTGGCAGAGGAGGTTTTGCTAAGTAAGAAAGCACTGAAAGTATTCAATGGGCTGGTAAACCCTAAAACAACAGTTTCACTTAATTGA